The following are from one region of the Anguilla rostrata isolate EN2019 chromosome 7, ASM1855537v3, whole genome shotgun sequence genome:
- the LOC135259079 gene encoding uncharacterized protein LOC135259079 has product MPTMCVAVGCYQKAKRGSYVKFYTFPRDPVRRKRWVSAVKREGWTPASHSKLCSMHFITGRRSDDPLSPDYVPSWFAHTTTEEKEKSMAAMRRYKRSQEALPNKDASSSEPAVARLGSYRTGLLAASSGKDRPVYASYPSLCEEYVKRSLMEVQTLSRNAVSSTHEVSGTPPDGDKEKLHPTSFHEQYCLPESIQWTKGAWEKVSREKFQTKRKKRYKHTIKVNEKWEWLGVDLKGPLPETQNGYKFMLILMDYYSKWVEAYPMKSESAGEVALNIQNLTYQFGWPLRILSQMDKAFIQEVNTELGALLGEQDVSLVTFHPEASTRDPVTQCFVDGMVSELVRDHQERWDVQLPASLFALRLRQHPSTGHSPFYMLYRKEPRPDFSSTSQELPLREDLISSSGLMIPEVKFFSSMQHRDTEPPRPVHILQAVSQQGQKDVSSVPTCDKQRPVFLVTPLPLAPSNTQQSDRRAAQEHIAESKSSQDQRDENNVLTEKQRKPRGANIQHPERRIVLQRIHPEDFALSV; this is encoded by the exons atgCCGACAATGTGTGTAGCAGTAGGTTGTTATCAGAAGGCGAAACGCGGATCGTACGTGAAATTTTATACCTTTCCTCGCGATCCTGTAAGAAGAAAACGTTGGGTCTCTGCTGTGAAGCGCGAGGGATGGACTCCAGCTTCTCACAGCAAGTTGTGCAGTATGCACTTTATTACAG gCAGACGAAGCGACGATCCATTGTCTCCCGACTATGTGCCATCGTGGTTTGCACACACCACAacagaggaaaaggaaaagtcAATGGCGGCAATGAGGAGATATAAACGGAGCCAAGA AGCTCTTCCAAACAAAGACGCCTCCTCGTCTGAACCAGCAGTAGCCAGATTGGGTTCTTATCGAACTGGACTCCTGGCTGCAAGCTCAGGGAAAGACAGGCCTGTGTATGCATCTTacccctctctgtgtgaggaGTATGTGAAGAGGTCACTCATGGAAGTCCAAACATTATCAAG AAATGCTGTGTCATCAACACATGAAGTTTCTGGCACCCCTCCTGACGGGGATAAAGAGAAATTACATCCCACCAGCTTTCATGAACAGTACTGTCTACCAGAG AGCATTCAGTGGACCAAAGGAGCATGGGAAAAA GTGAGCCGAGAGAAATTTCAGACCAAAAGGAAAAAACGCTACAAGCACACCATCAAG GTGAATGAGAAGTGGGAGTGGCTGGGTGTGGATCTGAAAGGACCTCTGCCTGAGACCCAGAATGGATACAAGTTTATGCTCATTTTGATGGACTATTACTCCAAATGGGTGGAGGCCTACCCCATGAAATCAGAATCCGCCGGAGAGGTGGCACTGAATATCCAAAACCTTACCTATCAGTTTGGGTGGCCTCTACGAATCCTGTCACAGATGGACAAGGCCTTTATCCAAGAG GTGAATACAGAGCTGGGTGCATTATTGGGGGAGCAGGATGTCTCCCTCGTGACCTTTCACCCTGAGGCCAGCACTCGGGACCCTGTCACACAGTGCTTTGTAGATGG GATGGTGTCGGAACTGGTGAGGGACCACCAGGAGCGCTGGGATGTGCAGCTTCCCGCCAGCTTGTTCGCCCTGCGCCTCAGGCAGCACCCCAGCACCGGGCACAGCCCCTTCTACATGCTGTACCGCAAGGAACCCCGCCCCGActtctccagcacctcccaaGAGCTGCCC CTGCGTGAGGATCTCATCAGCAGCAGTGGTCTTATGATCCCAGAGGTCAAGTTCTTCTCCAGCATGCAGCATCGCGACACGGAACCTCCAC GTCCAGTGCACATCCTTCAGGCAGTGTCCCAGCAAGGCCAAAAGGATGTCAGTAGTGTGCCCACG TGTGATAAGCAGCGGCCAGTCTTCTTAGTGACGCCCCTGCCGCTGGCCCCTTCCAACACCCAGCAAAGTGACCGGAGGGCTGCAC aGGAACACATTGCTGAGTCGAAGTCCTCACAAGATCAGAGGGACGAGAACAACGTCCTCACG GAAAAACAGAGGAAACCTCGCGGTGCTAACATCCAGCATCCAGAAAGACGGATCGTCCTCCA GAGGATCCACCCTGAAGACTTTGCGCTCAGTGTTTAA
- the LOC135259077 gene encoding forkhead box protein M1-like, with product MKESPRRPLILKRRKLPFPKTEPEVSHDEPDGLQNKETSALSGTRCFPNNIRIIDHPTLPDTQVVVIPKTADLQSVLGALTAKGKECGPLGPNKFILLSGGSGCLEDWPESLCVPTLGDGDSSVGNPIAVNTKPGGGILLRDGIECIMDANPPIPLKHLNKELDCNPLDDSLTNIQWLGGMSTDGLAPNPGKKDHNKENQESCPQLHQPPRGCDEGLCGIKDPQSERPPYSYMAMIQFAINSKKNRRMTLKEIYTWIEDHFTYFRNVAKPGWKNSIRHNLSLHDMFIRETSQDGKISYWTIRPEANRCLTLDQVYKPVVDLTASTPPQTVQVCEQQPLKRVIPEVRKAILPNTTERKMKPLLPRTDSYLVPIQLPLAPSLFLPSAQLPLAAPQPNCSSSTAGVQGGGKRVRIAPKVLQRAPLHSSAKKEAFDAALSHEFGPGHSRKEVGGSRRKQRLATPSSEEPVLLYPDSTLFDSGLASDLSAFQDTQDADAEPKPESDSPCRGYAFKTPIKSSRPASSTPSKPPATLPESWRLTPLGKEGHSVLDFSPIRTPRNTTLTPQRHNHTPFSFSSTPFKDVPLFSSPRELLTSAPHSPPARSCSRELQVGGAAAANRSLTEGLILDTMNDSLSKILVDISFSGLDDEELGMANISWSQLIPELK from the exons ATGAAAGAGAGCCCCAGAAGGCCTTTAATCCTCAAGAGGAGGAAGCTCCCCTTTCCAAAAACCGAACCGGAGGTCTCCCATGATGAGCCAGATGGACtacaaaacaaagaaacttCAGCACTCTCAGGCACCCGGTGCTTCCCTAACAATATCCGCATCATTGACCACCCAACATTACCTGACACACAAGTTGTGGTTATACCCAAGACTGCAGATCTCCAGAGTGTCCTTGGTGCCCTCACTGCAAAAGGCAAGGAATGTGGGCCCCTGGGACCCAATAAGTTCATCTTGCTGAGTGGCGGAAGTGGATGTTTGGAGGATTGGCCGGAGTCGCTCTGCGTGCCCACCCTAGGAGACGGGGATAGTTCAGTTGGAAACCCTATTGCTGTCAACACAAAGCCAGGGGGAGGAATTCTTCTTAGAGATGGAATCGAATGCATCATGGATGCCAACCCTCCAATCCCATTGAAACATT TGAACAAGGAGCTTGACTGCAACCCACTGGATGACAGTCTGACCAATATCCAATGGTTGGGGGGGATGAGTACAGATGGACTAGCACCTAACCCTGGGAAGAAAGACCATAACAAGGAGAATCAGGAGTCCTGCCCACAGCTTCACCAG CCACCCAGAGGCTGTGACGAGGGACTGTGTGGCATTAAGGACCCTCAGTCGGAGAGACCCCCTTACTCTTACATGGCTATGATCCAGTTTGCCATCAATAGCAAGAAGAACAGGAGGATGACCCTGAAGGAAATCTATACTTGGATCGAGGACCACTTCACATACTTCAGAAATGTGGCCAAGCCAGGCTGGAAG AATTCCATCCGACACAACCTCTCCCTGCATGATATGTTCATCCGGGAGACCTCACAGGATGGCAAGATATCCTACTGGACCATTCGTCCAGAGGCCAACCGCTGCCTGACTCTAGATCAGGTCTACAAG CCTGTGGTAGACCTGACTGCCTCCACTCCCCCACAGACTGTGCAGGTCTGTGAGCAACAA CCTCTGAAGCGTGTCATTCCGGAAGTCAGGAAAGCAATTCTTCCAAATACCACAG AGAGAAAGATGAAACCTCTCTTGCCTCGCACCGACTCTTACCTGGTCCCCATCCAGCTtcccctcgccccctctctcttcctgccctcTGCACAGCTCCCCCTGGCTGCACCACAGCCGAACTGTAGCTCTTCAACTGCTGGTGTCCAGGGAGGGGGTAAGAGGGTTCGAATAGCTCCTAAG GTCCTACAGCGTGCCCCATTGCACAGTTCAGCGAAGAAGGAGGCGTTCGATGCTGCGCTGTCCCATGAGTTTGGGCCGGGCCACAGCAGGAAGGAGGTCGGTGGTTCCCGTCGAAAGCAGCGCCTGGCCACTCCCTCCAGCGAGGAGCCCGTGCTGCTCTACCCTGACAGCACCTTGTTCGACTCGGGCCTGGCCTCCGACCTCTCCGCATTCCAGGACACGCAGGACGCCGATGCAGAACCAAAGCCCGAGTCCGACAGCCCGTGCAGAGGGTACGCCTTCAAGACTCCCATCAAAAGCAGCCGCCCTGCTTCCTCCACCCCCAGCAAGCCCCCCGCCACACTGCCCGAGTCGTGGAGGCTTACACCCCTGGGGAAGGAGGGTCACAGCGTGCTGGACTTCAGCCCCATTCGCACGCCCCGTAACACCACCCTCACCCCTCAGCGACACAATCACACCCCCTTCAGTTTCAGCAGTACACCATTCAAGGACGTGCCTCTCTTCAGCTCCCCCCGCGAGCTCCTGACGTCCGCTCCCCACTCCCCTCCTGCCCGATCCTGCTCCCGCGAGCtgcaggtagggggcgctgCTGCGGCCAACCGCTCGCTCACAGAAGGTCTCATCTTGGACACCATGAACGACAGCCTGAGCAAGATCCTGGTGGACATCAGTTTCTCAGGCCTGGATGACGAGGAGCTGGGCATGGCCAACATCAGCTGGTCTCAGCTCATACCAGAACTGAAGTGA
- the si:ch73-352p4.8 gene encoding cystine/glutamate transporter, translated as MQCSDAGGTSGAAGEAKGGSETLFLRRSVNLLAAISFITGTVVGSGIFIAPKGVLMNSGSVGLSLLVWALCGVLSTFGALCYAELGTTFKKSGGHYTYLLETLGPLPAFLRLWVEFILVRPAVASVVCLAFGRYVVEAFFSPCPAPSVLVKLIGILGLTLVVAVNCWSVTLASRTQITLTFIKMFALVLIIVPGIWALARGQTENFQNAFDSGTLTLNKLPLAFYSGLYAYSGWFYLNFITEEVIDPNRNIPLSIIVSMVTVTVCYVMVNVSYYTVMTGEELLVSDAVAVTFAGRALQGIASVIPVLVALSCLGALHGGFFVAPRMLFVGAREGHWPALFSMIHVRRHTPLPAVLLLYPLVVLMVARGELFQLVNFASFSRWLFIAMATLGMLIHRYRFPQIPRPFKVPQAIAVSFTVVCFFIVGLSLYSDPWNTGGSCAITLSGVPVYYLTVHRPRLPPSWMTAINFCSRQLQILMEVAQQEVKTY; from the exons ATGCAGTGCTCAGACGCGGGAGGCACGTCAGGTGCGGCGGGCGAGGCCAAGGGGGGCAGTGAAACGCTGTTCCTGCGCAGGAGTGTCAACTTGCTGGCGGCCATCTCCTTCATCACCGGCACGGTGGTGGGCAGCGGCATCTTCATCGCACCCAAGGGTGTGCTGATGAACAGTGGCAGCGTTGGGCTGTCTCTGTTGGTTTGGGCTCTGTGTGGTGTCCTTTCCACCTTTG GGGCTCTGTGCTATGCAGAGCTAGGCACCACATTTAAAAAGTCTGGGGGCCACTACACCTACCTTCTGGAGACCCTGGGACCCCTGCCAGCCTTCCTGCGACTCTGGGTGGAGTTCATTCTTGTCAG GCCTGCAGTGGCCTCTGTGGTGTGCCTGGCATTTGGCCGCTACGTGGTGGAAGCCTTCTTTTCTCCCTGTCCCGCACCTTCAGTCCTGGTCAAACTCATCGGAATTCTTGGATTGA CATTAGTGGTGGCAGTAAACTGCTGGAGCGTGACTTTAGCCTCTAGGACCCAGATCACCCTCACCTTCATCAAGATGTTTGCCCTGGTCCTCATCATTGTCCCGGGTATCTGGGCACTTGCCAGAG GACAGACAGAAAACTTCCAAAATGCATTCGATTCTGGAACCTTGACCTTGAACAAGCTGCCACTGGCATTCTACTCTGGCCTCTATGCCTATTCTGGATG gttttatttgaatttcattacAGAAGAGGTCATTGATCCTAACAG AAACATCCCACTGTCAATCATCGTATCCATGGTAACCGTAACTGTGTGCTATGTTATGGTCAATGTGTCATACTACACGGTGATGACAGGAGAGGAGCTGCTGGTGTCGGACGCTGTAGCTGTG ACTTTTGCAGGTCGTGCTTTGCAAGGCATCGCCTCGGTGATCCCAGTATTGGTGGCTCTTTCCTGTCTGGGGGCTCTACATGGGGGCTTTTTTGTGGCACCCAG GATGCTGTTTGTGGGGGCCAGGGAGGGGCATTGGCCAGCTCTGTTCTCCATGATCCATGTccgcagacacacacccttGCCTGCTGTGCTACTGCTG TACCCGCTGGTAGTGCTGATGGTGGCAAGAGGAGAGCTCTTCCAGTTGGTCAACTTTGCCTCCTTCTCCCGCTGGCTCTtcattgccatggcaaccctgGGGATGCTTATCCATCGTTACCGCTTCCCTCAAATACCAAGACCCTTCAAG GTGCCTCAGGCCATTGCAGTTTCCTTCACGGTGGTGTGCTTCTTCATAGTGGGACTGTCTCTGTACTCTGACCCCTGGAACACAGGGGGTAGCTGTGCCATCACCTTGTCCGGAGTGCCTGTGTACTACCTGACTGTACATCGGCCACGCCTGCCCCCCAGCTGGATGACAGCCATCA ACTTCTGCAGTAGGCAGCTCCAGATCCTGATGGAGGTGGCTCAGCAGGAGGTCAAAACATACTGA